The nucleotide sequence CTGCGTGAGCAGGCCGCGTATCCGGTTGCTGGTGCGGGTGGCCTCGGCCGCGAGGTCCTGGTCGAAGCCGGTCAGCACCGTGAGCTCGGCGGTGATCTCGTCGGTCAGCTCCAGCGAGCGCAGCGTGTGAGGCATCGTCCGGGCCGCGTCGGCGATCACTGCCGCGTCCTTCGCGTCGGTTTTCGCCTTGCCCGGATAGAGGTCGGCGATCCGCCGCATCGCGAGTCCGGGCAGGTAAGCGACCTCGCATCCGGTGTCGCGGGCGACGGTCAGCGGCAGAGCCCCGATCGAGGCGGGCTGATCCACGATCACCAGGACGGTGCCGAACTTGGCTTTGAGCTTGTCGAAGACGGCCCGCAGCTTCGGCTCGCTGTTGGGCATCGGCTTGTCGAAGACCCTCTTCCCAGCCGGGGTGAGCCCGTGACCGTGGTGAGCGGTCTTGCCGACGTCCATCCCGAGGAAGACGCCCACGCCTTCGATGTCGAACATCGCAGCCTTTCCAGGTCGTTGACCGTGCCGGCCAGGGCGGTGGCACCGTGCTCGCGCATCCACGTTATGCAGACCTGCCGCCCACGTCTGTGCCCGGCATTGCGCCGGACCGGGCGGTGGCCGGGTCTCTCATCAGCGTCTCCGACGGCACCCCACGGCCCGGGCGACACCACCCCCCAGGTCATTCCTTCGACAGAGGGGACACAGTCATACCGGGCCCGGAGGCCAGCAGCCCCATTGCAGGACCGCGAAGAACATAACGGGGGCCGGGGGGCCGGGGGCTCGAGTGCCTCCAGATCCGGCTGTCGCCGGTCCTGGCGGCTGCGGTGTTCGGCGCATCGACCGACCTCAGCGGGACGGTGCGAAGTGAGCTGAGGCCCCACGAGAGACGAGGCATCGCCTCTCAGCATGTGCCCGGATGAGAAGCGGACAGCACAAAACGAGAACGGGTGGGAATCCGACAGGTTCAGCGCGACGGGACACCCGCGAACAAAGCCGAAGGAAGAATCCGCAAGGTCGAGCTGCGAAGCACTGCGAATCTGCCACCTGCATTGCGACGGGACACCCGAGGTCGCACCCACGACGGCCCACGGCCCGACCGGTGACAACAAGCCTGCCTATGTGACAACTGTCGTGCCTCGGCTCAGCGGGGATGGTCAGATCGCTTTCTGTCCGGCGTGATCAGTAGTCCAGGTCGAGGTAGTCGATGTCGTTGATCTCGACGTCACTGAGGCCCCGGGCACGCACACCGCCGTCCTGGAAATAGACGTCCTTGAACCCTTCGGCGATGATCGCGCGCATCTCCTGGTCGCCGGCGCCCTGGTCGCGGGCGTCGAAGAGGCGCTGCGCGTAGGCCGGGGGAAGGTGGACGGTGAGACGGCGGAAGCGGCCGTCGTCGGTGGTGCCGACGGGTGCGGTGTAGCCGAAGCGGGCCCGCGTCTCCACCGTGACGCCTGTGGCGGTGGCGGCCTGCCGGCGGCGGCGCTTGCGAACGCGGGGCTGCCAGCGCTGCCGCACCGCCTCATCGACCTTCGCCGTGACCTCGGGCGGCGGGTGCTTGCGGGCGCCGCGCCGGTAGCGGTTGACCGAGTCGGCGGTGACACCGATCTCC is from Streptomyces rishiriensis and encodes:
- the tpg gene encoding telomere-protecting terminal protein Tpg — its product is MTGEIGDAIERADRESFTQEPPRTLKGRIGFLIRQLGSTKAVAAEIGVTADSVNRYRRGARKHPPPEVTAKVDEAVRQRWQPRVRKRRRRQAATATGVTVETRARFGYTAPVGTTDDGRFRRLTVHLPPAYAQRLFDARDQGAGDQEMRAIIAEGFKDVYFQDGGVRARGLSDVEINDIDYLDLDY